Below is a window of Panthera leo isolate Ple1 chromosome B4, P.leo_Ple1_pat1.1, whole genome shotgun sequence DNA.
tttattcaccATTGTATCCTTATCAGGATTTACATTGCTTGGCCCCTAGGAGTGTTTTGAACAAAAGTTTGCGAAGTGGAGGAAATTCTTGAGGTTTACATCCTTTACAATGGCTAACGAAGAATGCCGCGCGCCTGTGGAGCCAATtatgtgttaaattttttaacgtaAAAGTAGAATCTTTTGTAATAATAAACTGATAATTGTCCAGATGTgataatgaagaaatgaaatcctAAATCCTTAATGAGAACATATTTATGACCCAGTGAATATTGTAATGTCTTGGACAAAATATTCTATGAGCTTTGATTTGCAAGAATTTGTGGGTCAGTATCAGGAGCAGAACTCTTGATTTCCCCCTACAAATACATATTAGAATAGTAACAGTAATATGGCTGGCTGGCTATTTTTAAACTCCTTTATAGGTCATTCAGAAGCTGTATCTTGTGAAAAGTAATGATTTTTTAGAGTATTATTAAATGTTTGGTTATTCATTGCTACAGTTTGGAGTGTTGTCATTTTAAGATTCCTATAGTGTGTCGTTTCTTCTGTTCATCCTGTTGACAGCTGAAGTATTGCTGAATAGATTTCTGACATTAAATAATAAGTGAAAAGCCGAGGACTATCATTTAAcacttcaattattttatttttcaagagcttAAGCTTATTACCCCCAAAGCTATGTATGCTGGGATATGagtaaaattcaacatccatgtAAGATACCACCATACAGTCTTCTCTTCATCAAATAAATACTAAATTGTGGTTCAAACTGGAGGTatagtttgtaaaaaaaaaaatgtcattttcgaGAAAGCAGGTTCAAATTCTTCATCTAGGGATATTCTGGAATATGCCATCGGTGGAACCTTTTATTAAGTTATTGGAATTAAGTGCCCAGAAGGAAATGTGTTACTACTTCctaaaaatgtttgaataaaagCTATTACTCTGAATAATGTATTCTCTCCGGGTAATTGCTTAGACCTTAAAAAACTAGCTCACATAGGCTTGCACTTACtcatctttgttttcctgtcCTTTGTAAGGAAGACAAactgggaaagaaataaaacattccacCCCCAATAGGccaataatcctttaaaaaaatccattgtgcaaaaactattttttctggTTCCTGTGAACTTATGACAAGGAATATATCCAGGAACAAGGCTTCAAAACCTAAGCTATGTTCCATTGCTGGCCGTTACCTTGGATTTTAACTAGATGTACAAGTTGACTTCTGACCATGGGGAATCCTCTCCATGCATGGATTTATGGATTGTTGAGGCCATGGCAGATAACCAGTTCCACAGAAGCAACTCCATGTTCTTCTGAGGAAGATCCATAGCGCTGCGGAACAAGGAATATAAATGAGCGATGCCACAAGACACTGCAAATGGGGTCATCAAAATACAACCCTCAAAAATGAACTCTGAAGGTGGAGAATCtactaggaaaaatattttttgaaatacagacatttttaaatggtttcagTATTAAGAGCACTGATAGACGTTCACTAGCCATGGCATGTGCTTCTTAAACATGTAACAGCCAAAATATCTGTTGATTCCAAGTTTATTAAGTAGACAGTtgaataaatttgttaaaaaaaaaaaaaacctttcagcattgccagaattaagaaaaaagaaagaaagaaagaaagaaagaaaaagaaagaaagaaagaaagaaacctccaGTGTCTAGAAAGGAAAACACCAAAAGAAACTATTCAAACTGcagtaataaaatatttggcCTTTAATCATTTccaattaaattatatttgaaagctcccctcccccacccagagtcatacacaaacacaccaatttttaaatgttttataatggtCAAAGGAGGGCTTTACATAGATATGTTTATTAATGGAACCCActttttaaattaggttttaATAAGTTACTAATGCAGTTTAGCCTCAAATCAGTTCCATCTCATTCTCAATCCCTTTCCTGATGTCTAACAGTTAATGTCGTCTAACATGAAGAGAGCTTCCTGCGGCATTTTGGGAATTACCTGCGTGGGGCTTAAATAAGTACAGTTTataaagttctctctctcttcctcagcgCCCACTAGGAACGATAAAGGCATTTCCAGAGGTAAgtgattctcttcctccctctgctcctccccttccaccccttcctcctcctcttctatttcctcgtcttcttcctcttccgcctcttcctcctcctcttcttcctcctcctcctcttcctcttcctcctccccctcatccACACAGTCCGCCTCTTGGACCTCCTCTTCGTCTTcggcctctgcctcctcctcctcctcctcctcctcctcctcctcctcctcctcctccacgctctcctcttccttcccgtCACACTCCTCCTCATCATACTCCTCATTTTTCtcctcgtcgtcctcctcctcctcccccagctgtgCTGTCGGAGACTGGTCCGGAGGGAAGACCAGAGGCGGGTTCTGCTCAAAGCTGTACAAAGTTTCCCGCAGCTCCGCGGCTTCTTCGCCGCCGCTGGGGGGCGCGTCGTTCCAGGAGGGGCCCTCGGGGGAGGCCGGGCCGCGCGCCTGGGCCTGCTGCGCCCGCAGCGCCTCCTGCTGGCGCTCCAGCTTCTCCTGCTGCCGCATGTCCTCGTAGATCTGATTCATGATGAACTGGGTGGTGTTCCGCGGCGCCCGCATGCCGGGTGCCCGCCACCCGTACAGGTTGACCGGCCGGAGCAGCGTGCTCAGATCCACGGGCGGGCTCCTGGGGAAGGAGCGGCGAGGGTGGCGGCGCAGGCCGCGGCCCCTGCGGCCCCAGCGCTTCTTCCTGCCCGGGGGCCTGGCCCAGCGCGGGCTCCAGGGCCCGCgccagcaggagcagcagcagagGCAGAGCGGCTGCAGCCCGTACACCCGGATCACTTGCACTCGGCCTGGAGGCCTCCAGCATCCCTCTGGAGGTGGGCGCCAGGGCCCTCCCCAGCGCCCCCAGTTAGAGTACACCTCCCAGTGGGGCCGTCGGGGTGGTTGGAACCAGGGGCCCGGACCGTGCTGTTGCTTCCTGGGGGGCTCATACTCAGACTTGGGACCAGAGCGGTAGCGCCGCTTGTTTATTGGAGCGCCCCTGCGCCTTCGGTGCCAGGAAGACCAGGTGCCTAACGGGGCCGAGGATGCCCAGCCGCCGCCCAGGTTCAGAGGGTCCTCACTTTTGTGGAGAGTCTGGGTCATCGTTCAGGGAGCTCCGGGAGGTCTAAATGGAAGCGTCCGGGTAGCGGTCAAGTTTGGCCAGATCCGAAGAGCTGAAGAGCCTCGTTAGTCCGCTCAGCACCACGTGCCTGCTCCTGGGATCACGCCTTTCTCTCCAAGAGgactcctcttctccctcttctccgcTTGCTTGATCGCTCTTCCTTCGTAATCTCTTCGCACCCGAGTTGTCTTGCCCAGGTGGGTTGGGCGGGACTGGGGCTGGGTAAggatggtgggggaggaaggTGTTGGTGGGCGACGCACAGCGAGACCCGCTCCCGGGTCCCACACACACCCGCCTCGGCAGAGGCGCGGGCTGGGAACCGGGGAGGCAAGGGTTGCGCGTTACCTTGCAGCTCACTCCCAACCCAGGTGCTTCACCGTCGCAGTCCTGGTGGGACTGAGGGGCCGAGGGCAGAGGCAGCCTTTAAATACCGGCCGGAGCCGCCGCGTGCTCACCGCGTCCTTGGTTGCCCAGGGTGATAGCCAATTGGGGCCGAGGTCGTTCCCCTTGTGGTGGAGGGGGATTCCGGGTGGAACGAGGTGCCCTGTGAAGGTTCGCAGAGGGCTTGTGACGCAGTTtttgaaggagggaaagagggccCTAGGCTGGGGTTGTGCTCAACTCTGATAATATTTGATACCTTTGTACCCCCTGGACGTGCGAGCATATGGAAGCTGGACCGTTGGCTGAACCTCTTGGaaggggggtaggggggtgggggcttgTACATTGGAAAACTTATATCCTATACTTTTGGAGGATAAGGGGATAAAGGGAAAGTGCCTAGAGTCAGAAAACTGGGCCCCACTCCTTCCTTTATGGCCTGTGCACACTCTTCTAACTCTTGAGAGTTATAGTGCGTCATGTGGGAAAACACTACCACGAACATTTATTGCGTGTGCCTGCAGCAAGCGTGGGCTCACCGCACGTAGCCCTCACACCTCCCCTGTGAGGTAGGCATTGTTATCACACCTCACAGAGTAGGAAATTGAGAGGTTATTTTACCAAGGGGATTAAGCGCTTCGGGGCTGGTATTGAAACCTAGGTTTGTCTGGCCACAGAACCCACATGCTTAACCACGTGACTCTCCTCTACTGCCCACCCTCCTTAAATAGGACTTGTGAAATCCTATAGGAAAGCACTGTGCTAATTGTATCATAGCACGTGAATGTCCACTGATTAAATAGTACCAGGATGTATATTAGTGAGAACACAAATATGCCAGTTATGTCTTTTCATATGTCCCTCTATCTGTACCAGAAAACCCATTCGTTGGGAGCGTTTATAACattacattgaaaatattttgatttaaattatcATGAATATACTCTGAGTGATGCTATAAGGGTGGATGTATGTCATTATGCATTCATCCAAATCCATAGAATGGGCAATATCAAGACTGAACCCTAATgtgaactatggactttgggtgatgatgatgtgtcacTGTAGGTTGAGCGGTTGAAAGGAAAGTACCATTCTGGTGAGGGATGTTGGTAACGGGGGAGGCTctgcatgagtggggaggggggtatatgggaaatctctgtatatGGGAGATCTTACACTCAATTCAAATGTGAACCTAAGCTGCTAAAAAACttgaaatctatttaaaaaatgtgcttgaATTTCAATTTACCGATTATTAGTCTCTGTAAACCTCAGATTCCTTACCCATACCCAGAAAACAGTTATAATACCTATTCCATAGGGTTGTGTTAATGATTACATAGGGCACTTCATTAAAACAGCTAGTGCAGGTACCCCATGAGCACTCAGTAGCTGTTAACTATCATTGTTGTCATACTAACTACTTGAGGATAAAGAAGTTGATTCAGTGTATGTAAAGATTAGTAACCCTGTGGGTAATGCCCAAATAGGTGTCCTTGCCCTGTGACTTTTTCTTGTTCCACTTTTCAGAAACATCAAGGAAATGCCCCGAGGCCTGATCCTAGAGAAAAACCATCTCGGAGTATATCCCTTTATTGCTTTCCTATGGTGAGTAGAATTGCGGAAAATGGAACGTTGCCCATTGGGAACCTGAGTCTATACAAGCCCCCAGTAAATGGCAAAAAAGTAAAAGGTGGAAGCGCCATGAAGCCTGCAGAGGTCATGTAGGCTTTCCTGGTTGAAAACGGAGAACAGTGTGGGGATTCTTGGATCAGGACTTCAGCCATTGCCGTGGGACCTGCAGGCTCCACAGGCTTCATTCAATTTTGTTTGCTCTGTGGTTTGCTGAGACTAGCCTGCTTGACTCAAAGTGCAGAATGCTGACACATTTAGCCTCCAGTGTCCCTTTCTGGATGTAGACCCAGACATTTGGCAGTTACTGTCCCTTTACTCTGCTTAATTCAAATTGGAATGGTGACAccccagatttattttttctgaggaCCTATGTGGTATATGATATTGGGTTTTAATTGGGAACTTTAGAAACTGACCATGGTGCCATAGTGGAATTCTCACCAATGTCTCGTTTCAAAAAAGGTTAACTCAGATAATTAAGGACATTGTTTTTTGTACAATTGTTCCACGGTGACgtatacatttcatattaatt
It encodes the following:
- the CCER1 gene encoding coiled-coil domain-containing glutamate-rich protein 1, which translates into the protein MTQTLHKSEDPLNLGGGWASSAPLGTWSSWHRRRRGAPINKRRYRSGPKSEYEPPRKQQHGPGPWFQPPRRPHWEVYSNWGRWGGPWRPPPEGCWRPPGRVQVIRVYGLQPLCLCCCSCWRGPWSPRWARPPGRKKRWGRRGRGLRRHPRRSFPRSPPVDLSTLLRPVNLYGWRAPGMRAPRNTTQFIMNQIYEDMRQQEKLERQQEALRAQQAQARGPASPEGPSWNDAPPSGGEEAAELRETLYSFEQNPPLVFPPDQSPTAQLGEEEEDDEEKNEEYDEEECDGKEEESVEEEEEEEEEEEEEEEAEAEDEEEVQEADCVDEGEEEEEEEEEEEEEEEEAEEEEDEEIEEEEEGVEGEEQREEENHLPLEMPLSFLVGAEEERENFINCTYLSPTQVIPKMPQEALFMLDDINC